In Canis lupus dingo isolate Sandy chromosome 1, ASM325472v2, whole genome shotgun sequence, a single genomic region encodes these proteins:
- the LOC112643829 gene encoding procathepsin L-like, translating to MHPSLFLAALCLGIASAAPQQDHSLDAHWSQWKEAHGKLYDKDEEGWRRTVWERNMEMIEQHNQEYSQGEHSFTLAMNAFGDMTNEEFKQVLNDFKIQKHKKGKLFPAPLFAEVPSSVDWREQGYVTPVKDQGQCLGCWAFSATGALEGQMFRKTGKLVSLSEQNLVDCSWSQGNRGCNGGLMEYAFQYVKDNGGLDSEESYPYLARNEPCKYRPEKSAANVTAFWPILNEEDGLMTTVATVGPVSAAVDSSPQSFQFYKKGIYYDPKCSNKLLNHGVLVVGYGFEGAESDNKKYWIVKNSWGTNWGMQGYMLLAKDRDNHCGIATRASYPVV from the exons ATGcatccttctctcttcctggctgccctctgcctgggaATAGCCTCAGCTGCTCCACAACAGGATCACAGCTTAGATGCACACTGGTCCCAGTGGAAGGAGGCACACGGGAAACTGTATGACAAG GATGAAGAAGGATGGAGGAGAACAGTGTGGGAGAGGAACATGGAAATGATTGAACAGCACAATCAGGAATACAGCCAAGGGGAACACAGCTTCACTCTGGCAATGAATGCCTTTGGTGACATG ACCAATGAAGAATTCAAACAGGTGCTGAATGACTTTAAAATCCAGAagcacaagaaaggaaaattgttCCCAGCACCTCTCTTTGCTGAGGTCCCCTCATCTGTGGACTGGAGAGAACAAGGCTACGTCACTCCTGTGAAGGATCAG GGTCAGTGTCTTGGTTGTTGGGCTTTTAGTGCAACTGGTGCCCTTGAAGGACAGATGTTCCGAAAAACTGGCAAACTTGTGTCACTGAGTGAGCAGAACCTGGTGGACTGTTCTTGGTCTCAAGGCAATAGGGGCTGCAATGGTGGCCTGATGGAATATGCCTTCCAGTATGTTAAGGACAATGGAGGCCTGGACTCAGAGGAATCCTATCCATATCTTGCAAGG aatgaaCCCTGCAAATACAGGCCTGAGAAATCTGCTGCCAATGTGACTGCCTTCTGGCCCATCTTAAATGAGGAGGATGGCCTTATGACCACAGTGGCAACTGTGGGGCCTGTCTCAGCTGCTGTGGATTCAAGCCCACAATCCTTCCAGTTCTATAAAAAAG GCATTTATTATGATCCAAAGTGCAGCAATAAACTCCTGAATCATGGTGTTCTGGTAGTTGGTTATGGTTTTGAAGGAGCAGAATCGGATAACAAAAAATATTGGATTGTCAAGAACAG CTGGGGCACAAACTGGGGCATGCAGGGCTACATGCTGTTGGCCAAGGATCGGGACAACCACTGTGGAATCGCCACCAGGGCTAGCTATCCTGTGGTGTGA
- the LOC112643830 gene encoding methylsterol monooxygenase 1-like — protein MPRWYMLLARCFGCAVIEDTWHYFLHRLLHHKRIYKYIHKVHHEFQAPFGMEAEYAHSLETLILGTGFFIGIMLLCDDVILLYTWVAIRLIETIDVHSGYDIPLNPLNLILFCAGSRHHDSHHMNFIGNYASTFTW, from the coding sequence ATGCCAAGATGGTATATGCTTTTGGCAAGATGCTTTGGCTGTGCAGTGATTGAGGATACCTGGCACTATTTCCTGCATAGACTCTTGcatcacaaaagaatatataaatatattcataaagttcATCATGAGTTTCAGGCTCCATTTGGAATGGAAGCTGAATATGCACATTCTTTGGAAACTCTGATTCTTGGAACTGGATTTTTCATTGGAATCATGCTTTTATGTGATGATGTCATTCTCCTTTATACATGGGTGGCCATTCGTTTGATAGAAACTATTGATGTCCATAGTGGCTATGACATTCCCCTGAACCCTTTAAATCTGATCCTTTTCTGTGCTGGTTCTCGGCATCATGATTCCCACCACATGAACTTCATTGGAAACTATGCTTCCACATTTACATGGTAG